A single window of Nicotiana sylvestris chromosome 3, ASM39365v2, whole genome shotgun sequence DNA harbors:
- the LOC104220377 gene encoding uncharacterized protein, translating into MAEQQLLGMGFPVDLVAQALTITGGDVVKATEWILSHRNNHHKDSSEDSPNFNPPIPPSSDSPTTTTTNAAHDHHPFQPKIDQFFQFPSKPLTPTPVSTLKVLNPKEVVTPQEDDNEPQLLRLTKRPKLVENEQGKKQKPAPPPHEPLAERMRPRTLDDVVGQDHILAPKSLLRSAIDCGRLPSILLWGPPGTGKTSIARAIVNTCSASQAAGGTNNNNNNTYRFVSLSAVTSGVKDVRDAVDEARRLKKKSNKRTILFIDEVHRFNKAQQDSFLPVIEDGSVIFMGATTENPSFHLITPLLSRCRVLTLNPLKPHDIAALLRRAVADSDKGLCFSMGEMMKIEVNDECIEFLSANCDGDARVALNALEISATTTAARTLMARGSNRELEENTGNADLSCLSAVITLDDVKEALQCKHLAYDKAGNEHYNLVSALHKSMRGSDSDASIYWLARMLEGGEEPLYIARRLVRFASEDVGLADPSALCQAVACYQACHFIGMPECNVILAHCVAYLALAPKSIAVYRAIGAAQKVVRESVGQNEGVPIHLRNAPTKLMKDLGYGKDYIYPPDNPDSSSQTYLPPSLQGYKFLDWPNVAETDRP; encoded by the coding sequence ATGGCGGAGCAGCAGCTTCTAGGGATGGGCTTTCCAGTAGACTTAGTCGCTCAAGCACTAACCATTACCGGCGGCGATGTCGTTAAAGCCACCGAGTGGATTCTCAGCCACCGCAACAACCACCACAAGGATTCCAGCGAAGATTCTCCCAATTTCAACCCCCCAATTCCTCCATCCTCCGATTcccctactactactactactaacgCCGCCCACGATCATCATCCTTTCCAGCCCAAAATCgatcaattctttcaatttccctcTAAACCCCTCACACCTACCCCCGTATCAACACTTAAAGTCTTGAACCCTAAGGAAGTGGTGACCCCTCAAGAAGACGATAACGAACCTCAATTACTCCGTTTAACAAAGCGTCCTAAATTAGTAGAAAATGAGCAGGGGAAAAAACAGAAACCAGCTCCACCGCCTCATGAGCCATTGGCCGAACGAATGCGACCTCGTACCCTAGACGACGTTGTTGGGCAAGACCACATTTTGGCGCCAAAATCCCTTCTTCGATCAGCCATTGATTGCGGTCGTCTTCCATCAATACTTCTGTGGGGTCCACCAGGTACTGGCAAAACCTCCATTGCTAGAGCCATAGTTAACACTTGCTCTGCTTCTCAAGCTGCTGGTGGtactaataataataacaataataccTATCGTTTTGTTTCGTTATCGGCTGTTACTTCGGGTGTTAAGGATGTTAGAGATGCAGTTGATGAAGCGAGAAGACTGAAAAAGAAAAGCAACAAGAGGACCATTTTGTTTATTGATGAGGTTCATAGGTTCAATAAAGCCCAACAAGATTCCTTTTTGCCGGTTATTGAAGATGGCAGTGTCATTTTCATGGGAGCAACTACGGAGAATCCATCGTTTCATTTGATTACGCCGTTATTGTCCAGGTGCAGAGTCTTGACTCTCAATCCCTTAAAACCCCATGACATTGCTGCTCTCCTTAGGCGGGCCGTGGCTGATTCTGATAAAGGGCTGTGCTTTTCTATGGGTGAGATGATGAAAATTGAAGTAAATGATGAGTGTATAGAGTTTCTTTCAGCAAATTGTGATGGTGATGCTAGGGTAGCATTGAATGCCTTGGAAATTTCTGCTACCACTACTGCTGCACGGACGCTAATGGCGAGAGGATCAAACAGGGAATTAGAGGAAAACACAGGAAATGCTGATTTGTCTTGTTTGTCTGCAGTTATAACTCTGGATGATGTGAAAGAAGCATTGCAATGTAAGCATTTGGCTTATGACAAAGCAGGGAATGAACACTATAATCTTGTCAGCGCACTTCACAAATCTATGAGAGGAAGTGATTCTGACGCTTCCATTTATTGGCTGGCGAGAATGTTGGAAGGGGGTGAAGAGCCTCTTTACATAGCGCGTAGGCTTGTCAGGTTTGCTAGTGAAGATGTGGGGTTAGCTGATCCATCAGCTCTTTGTCAGGCTGTCGCTTGCTACCAAGCTTGTCATTTTATTGGCATGCCCGAGTGCAATGTTATCCTTGCTCACTGTGTTGCTTATTTGGCCTTGGCTCCTAAGTCTATTGCCGTCTATAGAGCAATAGGGGCAGCTCAAAAAGTGGTAAGGGAATCAGTTGGACAAAATGAAGGGGTGCCCATTCATCTTAGGAATGCACCAACTAAGCTAATGAAGGATCTTGGTTATGGAAAGGACTATATTTATCCTCCTGACAATCCAGACTCATCATCACAGACTTATTTGCCACCTTCTCTTCAGGGTTATAAGTTTCTCGATTGGCCAAATGTTGCAGAAACTGATCGACCATGA